The following nucleotide sequence is from Poseidonibacter antarcticus.
ACAGATACAGATTTAAAAATAATTTAAGTTTATATTAATGTTCATGTCCAATTTGACCAAATTGTTTAAACTTACTCAAAGATATAAAAGAAGACTATGTAAAGAAACTTCTCAAGGTTTACTTGCAGTCATTGGTCTAGACTTTTTACTTGGATAATAAATTATTAGGAGAATGTAATGGAAGATAAAAAAGACAATCAAATAAAAATTGAAGCAGCAAAAATAGATATAAAAGTTAGTCATATTAAAGATGATAATAGTAAAGGTTTTGCACCAAAAGTTGTTGTAATTGGTGTTGGTGGTGGAGGATGTAATGCATTAACTCATTTAGCAAAAAATAGTAATTTAAAGGATGTAAAAATGATAGCTACTAATACAGATTTACAACATTTAGATTCAATTGATAATCCAAAAATTGAAAAGATTCAGTTAGGTAAAAAACTATGCAGAGGCTTAGGATAAAAACATGTTGAATTTATTATTTAGAACAAGCGCATATTATGTCATTTGGAAAAAGTTTAAAAAACAAATTATTCTTATTTCATTCTCGGTTGTTCTAATTGTATTGATTGGAATAATTTATGAAGATTTCTTTGATGTATTAAATGTTGTCGGATAAGGAAGCAACCTCACAGTCACTCCCCCCCCCTTAATAACTATACTTGCCACTTTCACGATATACAGCTCAAACACTGAACTAAACTTTTGTGAGACTGGAGTGGTAACTAAAATCCAGACAAAAGACTAAAGAATTTATTTCCTCTTTATTTCAAATATTCTCTCAATTCATTTTCTATCTTATTTTTTAGTTCAATAGGCTTTACAACTTTTACAAATGGTAGCCATGATTTTATAAAACTTTCTATTTCCATAAATTGAGTCATTTTATATGATATTACTAGGTTTCCATTTTCTTTTTTTTCTATAACTTTTTGAGATTTGAAATAGTTTTTTAGTTTAAAATATTTTGCCTTAACTGCATCTACTTCTACAACTATATCTATTAGATATTTTCTAAACTCTTTTTGATATTTTGCAAAAGGTGTTTCCATCGTATCTATGAAGTTAATAATCTCTGGATTTTTTCTATAAGTCTTTTTTGTTTCTTTTATATTTTTAATATGTATTATTCTAAAAGGTGAAAATGAGAATACTTGATCTATAACTTCACTTGCTAAATAAAAGTTTTCATTCATTAGCAATATTTTATATGGATTTATTATATATTCTTCTATTGTTCCATTATTATCATAATCTATTACAATTTGCTTATTATATTTTATACTACGTTCTAGTGTTTGATATATTTCAAAACTATTTTTTCTAGTTTCAATTGCATCATTTTTAAAGCCATATAATTTTTTTGATTCTTTTAGTTGACTTTCTAGTAAAGATCTATCTTCTTTTGAGATATCAAAGTTTTTAAACATATCACTTCTTTGTGCTATATTAAATGTTTGAACAAGTAAAGACATATTTCTAGGGCTATTAACTAAATTATTAAAAAGATCATTTGTAATTGCTTTATAGCATCCTTTTTCACCTTTTACTAAATGAAATGTATCAGGGAAAGAATGTTTAATTACATCTAAATCTCTTCTTATTGTTTTTTCACTCTTACCTTTCCAAAGTTCATCTTCTTGTAAATTAGAAATATATACTTTTTGACCTTCATTAAATCTTTTTAATAATTCTAATACTCTTACTGTTTCATTTGTCATTCTTATTACCTTTTTTCTTATATATAAATTATAACATAGTACTTAGACCTATTTTGTCCAAATAGTATATATTATAAAATCTATCTTTTTAGTATATTTTTCTGAATTGTTAGATATTTAAAATCTTCATTTAATACTTTTATTTGAGCTGTCAATGATTTAAAATCAACATCCATATTTACATGGGCTAATTTGTTTCTAATTTTTCTAACCATTGTTATAACATATGCATATTTTTTAAATAAACCCTCATCGCCTTTATTTGACCATGTTTGATTAATTCTTTTTAATTTATCTTTTATTTCTATATCAATATCTTTTACAACTTTATGATGTGGAAAAAATACTAGTTGATTTACTTTTTTATCTTCTAAAAATAAATTTATAAAAAAATCTTTTACTTGTGTATTTAGTTTAATATCATGTTGTTCTCCTATTAAACTTGTATATTTTGAGATTTTACTTGACATCTTTTTTGTAGATTCAATGATATAAATACCTGTTGCTTCATTTAATAAGGTGATTGCATTTAGTGTATATCCTTTATCTAGAAATAGAGTTGAATAAAATATACTTTGTTCAAAATAATTTAATTTAGATGCATTATCTATATTATTTAATATTTCAACAACTTCATCTAGATGCTTATTTACATTACTATTTGATACACCAAAGCTATCTAACTTTTTTATTGTTTTTTTAATAATAGATGTTTCTTTTGTGAAGGAATAAAAAGAATTGGAAATTAATGATTCAGATATATCTTTTAAATTTTCTAGAATTTCTTTGATATTCTTATTTTTAAAATCACTTGATAATATTATAAGTCTTGAAGAAAATAGTTTTAAGTTTAAAGCAAAGCAATCTAATTCTTCTTCCTTTATTTCATTTAATTTAACTTGTGAAACTGTAGGTATTGGCATACATTCTAGTATTTCAAGAATAGCATTTTGTTTTGATTCTATTCTATTTAATTGAGATGTACTTAGATTATTACTACTTACTGCATAATCAAGCCTTGGAGTTACTTCTTTATTTGTTTTTGGTATTTTTTTTTGAGTTTTTTCTTTTACTATATTTTTATCTATCTCTTCTAGATAGTCCAAGTTTAATGGATTTGAAGAAACAAGTATCTCTTTATCTTCTTTCATCTGAGATAAAAATTCTTCTTTTTCTACCTCTTTTATTTTATCAACTTGAGATTTATTCTCTTCAAAATATTTCTCTATATTTTTATCTTTAAAGTTTAATTCCATTTTACTTCCTTTTTATAGTATTGTTTCTATAAAATAATACTATATCATATAGACATATATTGTCCACTATTATAGTTTACAAACCTTAATAGTTGTATTAAGATAAAAAAGAAGATCAAAGGCTATTAGTGAAATAAGAAAAAATGCTTCAGTATTTTCTTTGTTTATATATATCTAAAAAATATAGTTTAACACAAATCCAAAATCATTATTATATTTTGAGGAAACTTGATTATTTTCAAACTTTATATCAAACCTGATATTTTCTTTTAATTTAATCGACTGTGTTAGATTTAGAGTATTTAATATATTATTCTCATTGTAATTATTATACTGAGAGCTATATGAAATAGTTGATTTCATATCGAAAACCTCATATATCATCATACCTAACTCATTTTTGATATATGTATAAGGTTTAGAGTTTCCATAAGCTAACCCTATTCCTATTAAATCATAAATTATTACATCTTCACTTAATTGTTTTGTTAAACCTTTTAAAAATGATATATTGTAAACTGAATGTTTATTTAATTTTTTATCTAAGTGTTTTGTATAGTTTATTTCTAATTGTTTTGAAAACTGTTTTGTATATTTATCCCAGGGGATTAATGAAGTCATAGAAAAAAGATTAAACTCATCAATATTTATTTTATCATCAATATTTATTTTTAATTCAGCTATTTTTAGACTACTTTCACCATAATATTGTTTATTGTTGTCATAAAGTGTGTGGGAAGCTGGTAATATTTTTAGACTAATTCCACC
It contains:
- a CDS encoding helix-turn-helix transcriptional regulator yields the protein MTNETVRVLELLKRFNEGQKVYISNLQEDELWKGKSEKTIRRDLDVIKHSFPDTFHLVKGEKGCYKAITNDLFNNLVNSPRNMSLLVQTFNIAQRSDMFKNFDISKEDRSLLESQLKESKKLYGFKNDAIETRKNSFEIYQTLERSIKYNKQIVIDYDNNGTIEEYIINPYKILLMNENFYLASEVIDQVFSFSPFRIIHIKNIKETKKTYRKNPEIINFIDTMETPFAKYQKEFRKYLIDIVVEVDAVKAKYFKLKNYFKSQKVIEKKENGNLVISYKMTQFMEIESFIKSWLPFVKVVKPIELKNKIENELREYLK